From Anopheles funestus chromosome 3RL, idAnoFuneDA-416_04, whole genome shotgun sequence, a single genomic window includes:
- the LOC125768350 gene encoding pneumococcal serine-rich repeat protein isoform X1 has protein sequence MDPADIGKHPDLIKKAQADISHCDVLVCGRCHSVFHLVELFREHKENEPDCKRASNSTLHNCDEAQAKVWAFLLWKSAQRPATGEEKNAGGSNSWKLYQTWVKLEESVRDTWIVAGKTIQSFSKTGAGSLQEMPVKITKTILEPQTEDKTNVPNRFAPTVRKLADGKPNTPGNTVDTKNRIVVGAQMGVVKKVDGTVVKTGTVSTPATARRSFATRTHPKTGACSEEEVEKILAKRFSPIIKMHEYLVKWTKWSNDQNTWEPLTHLHSCQSILEHFEVQLAKQKEQRAATAARVLQQQRQEKGGIGTTTTTGSTSTGTTSTTTTAAGAGTGSMSSAAAAANQLRPVRNSKASALDRVKQWTAGNQSPGDSAEDATQLGKRKLDEGDADGAGTGNDADGVDAAKKLRTESVSDALTKVSQSGNVKIMSVSAATGSSGVSKTAVNGTMASAKDGSAAEVVIIKSPKDGIASGISKKPPGLVVGSSITSRLSPRSEAAKVKIVSKSEMGGVHGIFKIKTDPTGSSPQSSPKTVTTGAAGGTTTSASSRPVTISSTDMSGVTTRIIRRNIDGTEQLIKQTIRKAPKLVAFPPGSQQRPVGTVIGVTKPGGGAGSATTPVPKITTSSAIGQQRTASVPRVISTTQQKPSVNRVVSSVSGTPGTVMRTSTVTRTSLGPASSEQKINALRRQGVNVVKRVITTSTPVSGAKKTGNEEEESEADGFASNIALPAPPSPPRAMTLCPVTGKVLAQAEGEPTPVPSPEAEPEEKKSDTKQEGEQNSAEGEQMVVASGEQTDTQVQQLLTNEDGSAIIVAGEDGTLYQVAGKNAEGQTILITHNSDGEQSCVLVASQEGEEDSTGAGTAGVLTLDAAVSEAVAVPQEGQEMTEEQAAQYQQSVDTNQELTISTEDSQDTQITAEVVQADQPSPGGTRRVVLLLPDGSFMMTEVNDEQYQSLNLVN, from the exons atggaTCCGGCCGATATAGGGAAGCATCCGGACCTGATAAAAAAAGCCCAGGCAGATATTTCGCACTGCGATGTGCTGGTTTGCGGGCGATGCCATTCCGTGTTCCACCTGGTCGAACTGTTCCGCGAGCACAAAGAGAATGAGCCGGACTGTAAACGGGCGTCCAACTCGACGCTGCACAACTGTGACGAAGCGCAGGCGAAGGTATGGGCTTTCCTGCTGTGGAAATCAGCTCAGCGTCCTGCGACCGGCGAGGAGAAGAACGCCGGCGGAAGCAATTCGTGGAAGCTCTACCAGACCTGGGTCAAGCTGGAAGAGTCCGTGCGTGATACATGGATCGTTGCGGGCAAAACAATCCAATCGTTTTCGAAG ACCGGAGCCGGAAGCCTTCAGGAAATGCCAGTGAAAATTACCAAAACGATTCTTGAGCCACAAACTGAGGATAAAA CAAATGTTCCGAACCGCTTTGCGCCAACGGTGCGCAAGCTGGCAGATGGGAAACCGAACACACCCGGGAATACGGTTGATACGAAAAATCGTATCGTTGTCGGTGCCCAGATGGGTGTGGTGAAGAAAGTGGACGGCACGGTCGTTAAAACAGGTACCGTTAGTACGCCGGCCACCGCAAGACGCTCGTTTGCAACGCGCACCCACCCCAAGACGGGGGCATGCTCCGAGGAAGAGGTGGAAAAAATCTTAGCCAAACGCTTCAGCCCAATCATCAAGATGCACGAGTACCTGGTAAAATGGACCAAATGGTCGAACGATCAAAACACCTGGGAACCGCTGACTCATCTGCACTCCTGCCAGAGCATTCTGGAGCATTTCGAGGTGCAGCTGGCTAAGCAGAAGGAACAGCGCGCCGCTACGGCCGCCCGCGTTCTACAGCAGCAGCGCCAAGAAAAGGGAGGAATCGGTACGACTACCACTACCGGAAGCACAAGCACTGGGACGAcgagcaccaccaccaccgctgccGGGGCCGGCACCGGCTCCATGTCTTCGGCAGCCGCTGCAGCAAATCAACTCCGCCCCGTGCGCAACTCAAAGGCAAGTGCCCTCGATCGTGTAAAGCAATGGACCGCTGGCAATCAGTCGCCGGGTGATTCGGCGGAAGATGCAACACAGCTAGGAAAGCGCAAGCTGGATGAGGGTGACGCCGATGGTGCCGGCACGGGCAACGATGCCGATGGGGTCGATGCAGCGAAAAAACTCCGCACCGAATCCGTTAGCGATGCCCTTACGAAGGTGTCGCAGAGCGGAAACGTGAAGATAATGTCCGTTTCGGCCGCCACCGGATCGTCGGGCGTCAGCAAAACGGCGGTGAACGGGACGATGGCGTCGGCAAAGGATGGTAGCGCGGCGGAGGTCGTTATTATCAAATCGCCCAAAGACGGTATCGCCAGTGGCATTAGCAAAAAGCCGCCCGGTTTGGTGGTGGGCAGCAGCATCACCTCACGGCTATCGCCCCGCAGCGAAGCGGCCAAGGTAAAGATCGTCTCCAAGTCGGAAATGGGTGGTGTGCACGGaatattcaaaatcaaaaccgaCCCGACCGGTTCTTCCCCACAGAGCTCTCCGAAGACGGTGACGACAGGTGCGGCCGGTGGTACAACGACTTCAGCTTCCTCGCGCCCTGTTACCATCTCCTCGACGGACATGTCGGGTGTGACGACACGCATCATACGTCGAAACATCGACGGTACGGAGCAGCTGATAAAGCAAACGATTCGCAAGGCACCGAAGTTGGTAGCATTTCCTCCAGGCTCACAGCAGCGCCCGGTCGGTACGGTGATCGGTGTCACCAAACCGGGCGGTGGTGCGGGTTCGGCAACAACACCTGTACCGAAAATTACCACTTCTTCCGCCATTGGTCAGCAACGAACGGCGTCCGTACCGCGCGTCATTTCCACAACCCAGCAAAAGCCATCGGTCAACCGGGTAGTAAGCTCCGTCTCCGGCACACCCGGCACGGTCATGCGGACGTCAACGGTGACACGTACATCGTTGGGTCCCGCATCGTCGGAGCAGAAAATTAATGCACTGCGCCGACAGGGGGTTAACGTGGTGAAGCGCGTCATCACAACCAGCACGCCGGTGTCCGGTGCCAAAAAAACGGGCAACGAAGAGGAAGAGAGTGAGGCCGATGGTTTCGCGTCGAACATTGCGCTGCCTGCTCCCCCAAGCCCACCCCGAGCGATGACGCTCTGTCCGGTGACGGGTAAGGTGTTGGCCCAGGCAGAAGGTGAACCTACGCCCGTCCCCAGCCCGGAGGCGGAACCCGAGGAGAAGAAATCGGACACCAAACAGGAAGGTGAGCAGAACAGCGCGGAAGGCGAACAGATGGTTGTGGCCAGCGGAGAGCAGACGGACACGCAAGTGCAGCAGCTGCTGACGAACGAGGACGGTTCGGCCATTATTGTGGCAGGCGAGGATGGCACCCTGTATCAGGTGGCGGGTAAGAATGCAGAAGGACAAACCATACTGATAACGCACAATTCCGATGGAGAGCAAAGCTGTGTGCTGGTCGCATCGCAGGAGGGCGAGGAAGATTCAACGGGCGCCGGGACGGCCGGTGTCCTGACGCTGGATGCGGCCGTTTCGGAAGCCGTTGCCGTACCGCAAGAG GGACAAGAGATGACAGAGGAGCAGGCAGCACAGTATCAACAGTCCGTCGATACAAACCAGGAGTTGACGATCTCTACCGAAGATTCACAGGACACGCAGATAACGGCCGAAGTAGTACAAGCCGATCAACCGTCGCCCG GCGGTACCAGACGAGTGGTCCTACTACTCCCCGATGGAAGCTTCATGATGACGGAAGTTAACGACgaacagtaccagtcgttgaaTCTGGTCAACTAA
- the LOC125768350 gene encoding pneumococcal serine-rich repeat protein isoform X2, whose translation MDPADIGKHPDLIKKAQADISHCDVLVCGRCHSVFHLVELFREHKENEPDCKRASNSTLHNCDEAQAKVWAFLLWKSAQRPATGEEKNAGGSNSWKLYQTWVKLEESVRDTWIVAGKTIQSFSKTGAGSLQEMPVKITKTILEPQTEDKTNVPNRFAPTVRKLADGKPNTPGNTVDTKNRIVVGAQMGVVKKVDGTVVKTGTVSTPATARRSFATRTHPKTGACSEEEVEKILAKRFSPIIKMHEYLVKWTKWSNDQNTWEPLTHLHSCQSILEHFEVQLAKQKEQRAATAARVLQQQRQEKGGIGTTTTTGSTSTGTTSTTTTAAGAGTGSMSSAAAAANQLRPVRNSKASALDRVKQWTAGNQSPGDSAEDATQLGKRKLDEGDADGAGTGNDADGVDAAKKLRTESVSDALTKVSQSGNVKIMSVSAATGSSGVSKTAVNGTMASAKDGSAAEVVIIKSPKDGIASGISKKPPGLVVGSSITSRLSPRSEAAKSSPKTVTTGAAGGTTTSASSRPVTISSTDMSGVTTRIIRRNIDGTEQLIKQTIRKAPKLVAFPPGSQQRPVGTVIGVTKPGGGAGSATTPVPKITTSSAIGQQRTASVPRVISTTQQKPSVNRVVSSVSGTPGTVMRTSTVTRTSLGPASSEQKINALRRQGVNVVKRVITTSTPVSGAKKTGNEEEESEADGFASNIALPAPPSPPRAMTLCPVTGKVLAQAEGEPTPVPSPEAEPEEKKSDTKQEGEQNSAEGEQMVVASGEQTDTQVQQLLTNEDGSAIIVAGEDGTLYQVAGKNAEGQTILITHNSDGEQSCVLVASQEGEEDSTGAGTAGVLTLDAAVSEAVAVPQEGQEMTEEQAAQYQQSVDTNQELTISTEDSQDTQITAEVVQADQPSPGGTRRVVLLLPDGSFMMTEVNDEQYQSLNLVN comes from the exons atggaTCCGGCCGATATAGGGAAGCATCCGGACCTGATAAAAAAAGCCCAGGCAGATATTTCGCACTGCGATGTGCTGGTTTGCGGGCGATGCCATTCCGTGTTCCACCTGGTCGAACTGTTCCGCGAGCACAAAGAGAATGAGCCGGACTGTAAACGGGCGTCCAACTCGACGCTGCACAACTGTGACGAAGCGCAGGCGAAGGTATGGGCTTTCCTGCTGTGGAAATCAGCTCAGCGTCCTGCGACCGGCGAGGAGAAGAACGCCGGCGGAAGCAATTCGTGGAAGCTCTACCAGACCTGGGTCAAGCTGGAAGAGTCCGTGCGTGATACATGGATCGTTGCGGGCAAAACAATCCAATCGTTTTCGAAG ACCGGAGCCGGAAGCCTTCAGGAAATGCCAGTGAAAATTACCAAAACGATTCTTGAGCCACAAACTGAGGATAAAA CAAATGTTCCGAACCGCTTTGCGCCAACGGTGCGCAAGCTGGCAGATGGGAAACCGAACACACCCGGGAATACGGTTGATACGAAAAATCGTATCGTTGTCGGTGCCCAGATGGGTGTGGTGAAGAAAGTGGACGGCACGGTCGTTAAAACAGGTACCGTTAGTACGCCGGCCACCGCAAGACGCTCGTTTGCAACGCGCACCCACCCCAAGACGGGGGCATGCTCCGAGGAAGAGGTGGAAAAAATCTTAGCCAAACGCTTCAGCCCAATCATCAAGATGCACGAGTACCTGGTAAAATGGACCAAATGGTCGAACGATCAAAACACCTGGGAACCGCTGACTCATCTGCACTCCTGCCAGAGCATTCTGGAGCATTTCGAGGTGCAGCTGGCTAAGCAGAAGGAACAGCGCGCCGCTACGGCCGCCCGCGTTCTACAGCAGCAGCGCCAAGAAAAGGGAGGAATCGGTACGACTACCACTACCGGAAGCACAAGCACTGGGACGAcgagcaccaccaccaccgctgccGGGGCCGGCACCGGCTCCATGTCTTCGGCAGCCGCTGCAGCAAATCAACTCCGCCCCGTGCGCAACTCAAAGGCAAGTGCCCTCGATCGTGTAAAGCAATGGACCGCTGGCAATCAGTCGCCGGGTGATTCGGCGGAAGATGCAACACAGCTAGGAAAGCGCAAGCTGGATGAGGGTGACGCCGATGGTGCCGGCACGGGCAACGATGCCGATGGGGTCGATGCAGCGAAAAAACTCCGCACCGAATCCGTTAGCGATGCCCTTACGAAGGTGTCGCAGAGCGGAAACGTGAAGATAATGTCCGTTTCGGCCGCCACCGGATCGTCGGGCGTCAGCAAAACGGCGGTGAACGGGACGATGGCGTCGGCAAAGGATGGTAGCGCGGCGGAGGTCGTTATTATCAAATCGCCCAAAGACGGTATCGCCAGTGGCATTAGCAAAAAGCCGCCCGGTTTGGTGGTGGGCAGCAGCATCACCTCACGGCTATCGCCCCGCAGCGAAGCGGCCAAG AGCTCTCCGAAGACGGTGACGACAGGTGCGGCCGGTGGTACAACGACTTCAGCTTCCTCGCGCCCTGTTACCATCTCCTCGACGGACATGTCGGGTGTGACGACACGCATCATACGTCGAAACATCGACGGTACGGAGCAGCTGATAAAGCAAACGATTCGCAAGGCACCGAAGTTGGTAGCATTTCCTCCAGGCTCACAGCAGCGCCCGGTCGGTACGGTGATCGGTGTCACCAAACCGGGCGGTGGTGCGGGTTCGGCAACAACACCTGTACCGAAAATTACCACTTCTTCCGCCATTGGTCAGCAACGAACGGCGTCCGTACCGCGCGTCATTTCCACAACCCAGCAAAAGCCATCGGTCAACCGGGTAGTAAGCTCCGTCTCCGGCACACCCGGCACGGTCATGCGGACGTCAACGGTGACACGTACATCGTTGGGTCCCGCATCGTCGGAGCAGAAAATTAATGCACTGCGCCGACAGGGGGTTAACGTGGTGAAGCGCGTCATCACAACCAGCACGCCGGTGTCCGGTGCCAAAAAAACGGGCAACGAAGAGGAAGAGAGTGAGGCCGATGGTTTCGCGTCGAACATTGCGCTGCCTGCTCCCCCAAGCCCACCCCGAGCGATGACGCTCTGTCCGGTGACGGGTAAGGTGTTGGCCCAGGCAGAAGGTGAACCTACGCCCGTCCCCAGCCCGGAGGCGGAACCCGAGGAGAAGAAATCGGACACCAAACAGGAAGGTGAGCAGAACAGCGCGGAAGGCGAACAGATGGTTGTGGCCAGCGGAGAGCAGACGGACACGCAAGTGCAGCAGCTGCTGACGAACGAGGACGGTTCGGCCATTATTGTGGCAGGCGAGGATGGCACCCTGTATCAGGTGGCGGGTAAGAATGCAGAAGGACAAACCATACTGATAACGCACAATTCCGATGGAGAGCAAAGCTGTGTGCTGGTCGCATCGCAGGAGGGCGAGGAAGATTCAACGGGCGCCGGGACGGCCGGTGTCCTGACGCTGGATGCGGCCGTTTCGGAAGCCGTTGCCGTACCGCAAGAG GGACAAGAGATGACAGAGGAGCAGGCAGCACAGTATCAACAGTCCGTCGATACAAACCAGGAGTTGACGATCTCTACCGAAGATTCACAGGACACGCAGATAACGGCCGAAGTAGTACAAGCCGATCAACCGTCGCCCG GCGGTACCAGACGAGTGGTCCTACTACTCCCCGATGGAAGCTTCATGATGACGGAAGTTAACGACgaacagtaccagtcgttgaaTCTGGTCAACTAA
- the LOC125768370 gene encoding sorting nexin-8-like yields the protein MPVVIEGNFRQPPTPAAAASLQASPTTTSRTMSPDVSEAASIAMIEVSGSSSNLPDAFVGDSTFINGSGTANGGGGGGGLLHPWNGTVPDISRSPSVGDTFVSAAASSDMPYPSSFSDCTDDSDSGPDEEVAERTSFAYITTATITVSGSNNSIDPSDVTAGANFLQPPSNRLNSAGPALPVQTTPETFLQQGPLSPGQGPSSSSSSSSSATTSISVTIASVGDDTTDRELNESHVSVKIVPEKKGLFLKHSEYEIKLKGMEKTVRRRYKDFVTLHRYLAEKYPYRLLPALPPKQLMLDSLLEERRRGLQTWLIIVSLHPVLGNSPIVSTFLRDTTTDHQYRLRVAYEKQMDELVRLRPDATLPDADVDWLAEARTRLRRVQHSMGRLKQLFDRRLCHSQRQPAECAEIDRILQSNELRDVFTEDGTLEDMCTGERLIAKQYERYVQVQQRAVTERLDVLLHVLHAHSELCERIEKSILADQHRALAKSAGGIAASVRTKTKAPNHNQSVTTTQHDASDLTHLARRSAFAFSCAQVETALAERYLQSLPSILLAYGHEEQQHHQKMSKIWHRLVVSESSRLD from the exons ATGCCCGTAGTGATTGAGGGTAATTTTCGGCAACCGCCaacgccagcagcagcagcatctttACAGGCATCGCCCACCACCACATCTAGAACGATGTCACCGGACGTCTCGGAAGCGGCCTCCATCGCTATGATAGAAGTGTCGGGATCATCGTCCAATCTTCCCGATGCATTCGTCGGCGATAGCACGTTTATCAACGGTTCCGGTACGgcgaatggtggtggtggtggtggtggtttgctGCATCCCTGGAATGGGACGGTTCCGGACATCTCGAGGTCTCCCTCGGTCGGCGATACGTTCGTATCGGCGGCTGCCTCTTCCGACATGCCGTATCCATCGTCATTCTCCGACTGTACGGACGATTCCGATTCTGGTCCGGACGAGGAGGTAGCTGAAAGGACCTCCTTTGCGTACATCACGACTGCCACAATCACCGTCAGTGGTAGCAATAATTCGATCGATCCATCGGACGTGACGGCCGGTGCGAATTTTCTGCAGCCACCGTCCAATCGGTTGAATTCCGCTGGTCCTGCATTACCGGTGCAAACTACACCGGAAACGTTTCTACAGCAGGGTCCACTTTCCCCAGGTCAAGgcccatcgtcatcatcatcatcatcgtcgtcagcAACGACATCTATTTCCGTGACGATCGCTTCGGTTG GTGATGACACAACCGATCGGGAGCTAAACGAATCCCATGTCAGTGTTAAGATTGTCCCGGAAAAGAAGGGACTCTTTCTGAAGCATTCCGAGTACGAG ATCAAGCTGAAGGGTATGGAGAAAACAGTGCGCCGGCGATACAAGGATTTCGTCACACTTCATCGCTACCTGGCGGAAAAGTATCCATATCG ACTCCTACCAGCGCTGCCACCGAAGCAGCTGATGCTGGACTCGCTGCTCGAGGAACGCCGTCGAGGATTGCAGACATGGCTTATCATCGTGTCGCTGCATCCCGTGCTAGGCAACTCCCCAATCGTTAGTACCTTTCTGCGCGATACCACCACCGATCATCAGTACCGGTTGCGAGTGGCGTACGAGAAGCAAATGGACGAGCTAGTTCGACTCCGTCCCGACGCTACGCTCCCCGATGCGGACGTCGACTGGCTAGCCGAAGCACGAACACGTTTGCGACGCGTCCAGCACAGCATGGGACGGTTAAAGCAACTGTTCGATCGACGATTATGTCATTCCCAGCGACAACCAGCGGAATGTGCCGAAATTGATCGCATCTTGCAAAGCAACGAGTTGCGTGATGTATTTACCGAGGACGGTACACTTGAGGATATGTGCACGGGCGAGCGACTTATTGCCAAACAGTATGAACGGTATGTACAGGTTCAGCAGCGAGCCGTTACGGAACGGTTGGACGTATTGCTGCACGTGTTACATGCGCACAG TGAACTGTGTGAACGGATCGAAAAAAGCATCCTTGCGGATCAGCATCGAGCTTTGGCAAAATCCGCCGGAGGTATTGCTGCAAGTGTTCGCACTAAAACAAAAGCGCCTAACCACAATCAAAGTGTTACAACAACC CAACATGATGCTTCCGATTTAACTCATCTCGCGCGCCGTTCGGCGTTCGCATTCAGCTGTGCCCAGGTCGAGACGGCACTAGCGGAACGCTATCTGCAATCGTTGCCTTCGATATTGCTTGCGTACGGGCACGAGGAGCAACAGCACCATCAGAAG ATGTCGAAGATATGGCATCGGTTAGTGGTTAGCGAGTCTAGCAGGCTCGACTAA